TTCATTTCTTGACCTAAATCAATGTGTAACTTTTTATTATATCCTTTCTTTGCAAGGTAAATAAATCGGGTATGCAAGTGCAAATAGCTGTTTTTGGAAAAAATAAGGAGATTGTTGATACATTAGAACGCGTAATTAACAACAATGAAAAATGGAAAGCATTTTGCACCTGCACGCAAGAGGAATTGAAATGGTTTGTCGCTGTAAACAAGGTCCAAATTGTTTTATATAGTAGTGCAATTGGTGCTTCGGAGTTAGAAGGTGTAGAAGAATGGATAAACACCTATTTTCCTACCATAAAACAAATACATCATTACGGTGGTGGAAGTGGTTTGTTAAAATGCGAAATTGATGGAGTTTTGGCTGGAATAAATCCAATCTCTAAACTTGAAGTGAATTTAATTGGTTAGTTTTTGTTATACAAAAAAGGCTTTTCAAAATTGTTGAAAAGCCTTTTTTATGTTATATCTCTTTTACAATCCAATAATCTCGAGAAAGCCCTACATCATTACGATTGATTGCTACTTCATCGCAGAAATCTAAAAATAATTCGTCTAACGTTTTGTCAATTTTTGGAGTTGAACCAATTATTTTGGTTAATACCGGATTTGTTTCATGTTCCAACAATTTTCCAGAAAAATTTAAAATCGAATTGTCTTTAAAACCAATAAAAGTACTTGGTGCAAAAAACATTACCTCTTCCGCATCGATTACTAAAAATGTTTTTGATTTTTTGATCAATTGAATTGCTTTGGCTTTTTCCTGTTCAGTTCCCATTTCCAAACTTTCTAAAAACAATTCAACATTGTCAAAAATTTCTTCTTTATTTTGAACAAACTCCATCATATATATTTTGGCAAAAATAGAGATTTTTCAATCTTCTTTCAGTAAAATTTCAACTTCTAAATATTCATGATAATTATTGACAAAATCTTGTTCAAAATTGATATCATCCAAACGCATTTGTACACCTTTCTTATCGACATCAATATAATCTAAAACCGTTTGTACAGTATACATTTCGAAATGTTGAAACGTTGGATATAATGTAATTTGTTTCAAGGTCAATGCCATTATAAAACAATTGATTCCATTAAAGTTAACACCAATATCAGCGAAATTTTTGTAAAAAGAAATCAAATTTGTTTTAAGCTGAAGATTATAATTAAAACTTCTTAATTTGAAATTTTTCAATACCAAACGATTCGTCGTTTTTAGAACAATTTCTTCTGTAATTTGAAGATTTTTACTCAATAATTCTAAGACTTTTTTGTCTTCAATTAATTGATAAAGAATATTTAAATATCGTTTAGCTGATTCAAAATCAAATAATTCCAAACTTACCAAAATCGATAAAAATAGAAAACGTTTGTTCGAGGGATATACAATTTCAATCTCTTTTAAATACTTTTGCGCTTCTTCAAATTTTAATTTATGAATGTAATATTCAGCAATATAAAAATTAGCAGCATACAGGTAATAATCTTCTTTCTTTGCTTCTAAAAGGTATAAAATTGATTCTTCGTTGAAGTTCAAGTTTCGTTGAACAACGCCCTTTAAAAAAAGTGCTTTTTTGTCTTTTGGAAATTCGTGCAACAGCTGATTCAATAAATCTTGTGCCTTAATCAATTGCTGTATAGGATTGTGAATAAACGAAAAACTTTTCCAAATTGGATATTGATTTTCATCCATCTCGTCATCAAGAATCAAGAAAAAAATATCGTTAAAAAGTTTATTGTAGTCCACGGTATAAGTTTTTTAGTAGTGCTAAAATTAAGCTATTTTATGGAGTTAACAAAGTGCTGCTAACCAAAAAAAAGACACTACAATTACTGTAATGTCTAAAGAAAAATCGTAAAATAGGCTGTTTACAATATAAATTGTAAAATGATTTCCTTGTTAAAATGTTATAAAATAAATGGATTTAGTAAATTATTACTTTCTCAAATAAACATTGTTGTAAAATTGAATATTTGAGCGTACCCTTGGCCTAAGTTTGACGTAAATAATTTGCTATAGGCTTCGTAATTGGAAAAAGAAAGATTGATGAAACTTGATTTGAGCAAGGCCAATCGATTCAATTAAACCAATCGCTAAAGTAAAGATTGTTTTTATAAAGCTCTTAGGTATATTTTTCCGTAATCTGATCTAAAATTAAAACTTGTTCCTCCTCCATTCAATTTGGAATTTAGTTGACTATTAAATAAATTCGAATCAGAAGTTGTTTTCTTCTCTATTTTCAGACCTAATTCTGGCGCCATCAAAATCTCTCCGAAAGATGTAGATAGTTTTACATCTGCTTTTGCTGTTTTGGGCACTGAAACATCTACCGCTCCATAAATTGAAACCAATGATAATGGACCTTTTACTTGTTGATTAAATTTTGCTACAATTTCACCGTATACACTATTTATAGTTGCTGGGCCAGTTACATTTTCTAATTGAATAGAATTGTAATTTGACGAAGCTTCTATTTCACTTTCAATATTTCTAAAAACAACTTCTCCACCATACATCGATTGATAATCGTACGAAATCAGCATATTTTTAGGTACTTTTATCGTAACAGCCGATGAAGATATTCTGTTTAACTGATTGATCTCTACGATCCCATTGTTTTGTACAACATTAATTCCAAGACCTGTATTATCCTCCAATCCACTTGCATAAACTGGTCGCAAACCTTTTGCTCTTTCATCTTCTTTCTTTGATTGACTTTTAGAAGAAATTAAAACTTCTTTACCATCATAACCTTCGATTATTGCATTTCCAATGCTAATTTTCAACTTCCCATTATTAACAGCTAACTTATAAGTTTGTTGTACGTTAGCTTCAGATTTAAAATCCTTTGATTCCTTCTTTGTTTGGGCTTGAGCAGTTAACATACACAAAGTTGTAACTGCTAAAAAAACTGTTCTTTTTATCATTTTTTACATTATTAAGTGTTCTTTACTTTTTTAATAATACAGCATACGCTTCATCTTTCACAAATGGTTTTGTCTGAGGATCAAGAATTATTTCTTGTAATTTTTGGATCAATTCTGCATCCAACGAATGATTATTCACTTTTGTCAAAACATTGATTAATTCCATCTGAATCATTGGATCATCCTGCGACATAAAAATCTCTTTCATTTCTTGATTGATCGATTTTTCGGGAAGTTTATTTGCTAAAACTTCTATCGAGTTCAAACGAACAATTGTGTTGGGATCATTTAACGTAACTCTTTTTATTAATTCCAATTCATTTTGATTTAATTCATCTACTTGAG
This portion of the Empedobacter stercoris genome encodes:
- a CDS encoding tetratricopeptide repeat protein; translation: MDYNKLFNDIFFLILDDEMDENQYPIWKSFSFIHNPIQQLIKAQDLLNQLLHEFPKDKKALFLKGVVQRNLNFNEESILYLLEAKKEDYYLYAANFYIAEYYIHKLKFEEAQKYLKEIEIVYPSNKRFLFLSILVSLELFDFESAKRYLNILYQLIEDKKVLELLSKNLQITEEIVLKTTNRLVLKNFKLRSFNYNLQLKTNLISFYKNFADIGVNFNGINCFIMALTLKQITLYPTFQHFEMYTVQTVLDYIDVDKKGVQMRLDDINFEQDFVNNYHEYLEVEILLKED
- a CDS encoding DUF4097 domain-containing protein; translated protein: MIKRTVFLAVTTLCMLTAQAQTKKESKDFKSEANVQQTYKLAVNNGKLKISIGNAIIEGYDGKEVLISSKSQSKKEDERAKGLRPVYASGLEDNTGLGINVVQNNGIVEINQLNRISSSAVTIKVPKNMLISYDYQSMYGGEVVFRNIESEIEASSNYNSIQLENVTGPATINSVYGEIVAKFNQQVKGPLSLVSIYGAVDVSVPKTAKADVKLSTSFGEILMAPELGLKIEKKTTSDSNLFNSQLNSKLNGGGTSFNFRSDYGKIYLRAL